The Epinephelus lanceolatus isolate andai-2023 chromosome 14, ASM4190304v1, whole genome shotgun sequence region GAGTGTGAGTCAGTCTCCCCTGTCTGCACCTACGCTTttagccagagagagaaacataGATAGATGAGGACAGAGGTGGGAATAGGAGGTGACAGGAGGATGATAAGGCAGCTTAAATGGAGAAAAGAGAAGTCGCGGGAGAGATTTACTCTAAAAGGATGAGGACAGCTAAAGAATGGGAGTGAAAAGTTGTAAACTCCCGGTTTTGTTTTCGCAGCAGAGATAGAGGTGTGTGGATTTCTGGAAATGTCCCTCTTGCGATAGCCCTCCCCCCGCTCAGAGTCTCTCACACACGCAGCGCTAGTTCAAAGGTCAAGAAACTGACATTGTCGACAGGGCCAGGAGGCGTGCACTGAAAGCTAAACAGCCCCTCTCCTCTGCCCCATCACAGCCCCTCTCCCTGCACGTCATGTCAGGGCCAAAAcccaaacaacaacagtatAACCTCTCAACTAACACACCCAACTGAGCCACATGAAAAAACCTCCAGAAGGCAAAATCTGCTTAGGAGCTGAGGAGCaatgtctccctccctctctgcctccccCGGACAACTTCAGATGTCAAATGAGGACAGGTGATTTGATTTCCTTAATCTACCCATGTCAAACTGATGTACTGCCGGGAATGCAAACTATAGTTCACTCAGTGATGACAAGAGAATGCAGTACAGCCTGTCATCTTGTAATGAACAGTCATGCCCTCTTTTTCCTCTCGCACACTTAAGCAACAGAGGggtttttgtgtttcagtgagAGCATCAATGACCAGCCACCCTGGTCACATCCCTGATCAGAGAGCCGAGTCATTCACTATTATGTACAAGGGTATTTGTTTGTTACGAAGGGCTTATGTAACCAAGATACAGTAGCAAAGGCCAGTTCTTACTGGAACGACACTGATCTCTATCTCttactgtgtttcttttcttcctcttcttgctACTCCTCCATTCCTCCCCCTCactcactccctccctctcaaCAGCTCAATTGTCTATTTTGTTGTacgtgaaaaacaaaacaagtcatcCATCCTTCACTATTGTTCCCTCACCTTCCTCCTCCCCTGCTCTTGTAACCTTGGACAAACGTCCCCACTGGGATACAGAAGTTCAATATCTGGGTCCTGTCCTCTAACACACAGGAGTGCCGGGACACAATTGGACAATAAGTTGTAGGTATGGCTCACcagtatgtgcatgtgtctggTAAAAGTCATGTATACATACAAACATTAGTCACTGCCCCCTCCTGTGTAAAACTGTTTCATTAGTGTATTTGTGAAGTTGCtcatgctttaaaaaaaaaaaaaaaagaagaagaatcctccacccccacccccacccccccgagTCCATCCCTCCAGGTTAGAAAAACAAGTGAGCATTCACCTCTCCCAGCAACCTTTGCACACTGCCCGCATTCCATCCTGAAACCCAGTACCTGACAATTGATAAACAACTGACTCACTTGTTTTTCTGGGGAACCCGATGACTTGCACCAAACCCCATGCTGGCTGCACTCGCAGCATGAGAGCcagcacagacagagacaaagagagacaactTCGTTGTGAAACCACAAACAGCAATTAAACTCTTGTATTTCACCATCAGGAACACTGCCTCCTGACTCACGATGATCCTGACACtgagtgttttcttttcaaACAACAGCAACTTCTGACATGCCCCTGCTAGGTCATCTATCCCTGTAAATAACCCCTGCCGTTTACAGATACATGAAAAGCCACCGATGCGTCTCTGAACAAAATGAGGTGAAAGGTAATATTTAGATGGCAACTGTTCCTCCCCACAAAGACACTTAGTCATAAGGATTTCATGgcttattcacacacacataccagtCTTATAAAAGCTACAATATACTGTTATACAATCAAAactaaagttgtttttttctgcctgTTCTAGCTTCTTCCATGTGCGCATCATGTGTAGCGCTGCATGCGTCACTGGCTCAGACTACATGTTTTTTGATATACTGACGTGGAATAAAACTGCGTCACTGAAGGAAGACCAGTGCAGaccattcacacaaacacacagcagcagcatcaagCAAGTCAGTCAGAGTAAAATAGAACAAGTCTGGCCATAGATTTCAAAATAAGGTTGCAGAAGCATCTATATACATCAAGTGATTCCTGACTTAAAATTGAAAAACGACCCCCTAAAGGAAGATTGACACCCATAGAGTGCAAAAGCACAATGCTCCAGAGAATGTGGatgtatttttgctgtttttcacaCTTCACTTTTTATGTCTAAGCTTTAATTTGGAAGGAAACATCCTGGTATTCCGGTGCTTCTGCTCTAATATCTCTCTGCAATATGTAGCAGATCAAAGACCGAGCAAACAGCCCTCCTCAGTATCAAGCAGCCTTGCGATTTGTCGATGTGTCATGGGTGTGACGAGTAGGTGACTAATCCTATCTAAACATCGCAGCCTACACCCAACAGCAATGTTCATAACAACTTCATTTCTCTCGGCTCCCGTAGCCTGCGTTTACAGACTAAAAAACTGCCATTCTAACACACAGCATGTGTCGGTATGTAATCACTGGTGATGTAAAGAGGAAGTAGGTTGCTTCTTTTGATTATGTAACACTATGGGTCGTTATTTGTAACGACTATGGCCAGTGGCTTTACGTCTAATTTTAACAGCAAAGACATAAACAAGTAGTGTGATATTTAAACTAATGTGGACAAGGATGTAATATTGCTCTccaggaaaacaacaaacactctGTATCAGTATGAGCAGTCAGTGGGTTAAATTCACAGTCAGTGTTaaagacacacactcagctgcagacaaacaaacgAAACTGTTTGGTTTCAGCGTGTTCCCTTAATCATGATTCTcaactttagaatgaaaatgaGCTCGGAAGTGCTGCTTAGCAACGAGCAGCCTCACctttcacagcagcagcagtctccTTGAATCCCATGCTGGCATAGGGGCTAGTGTTGAAACCATTCATGCCCCCTTTGCAGCCACAGGCGTTCTTGAACCTCAGCAGTCCATCACAACCTCCTAACCGGCACCCTCCGAGGTTTCCCTCCATCAAGTTTAAGGCAATGTAGTTGAGTCCGTTTTGATAACCAGCTGACATCTCCCTGCACATGGGGCTGTTGCTGCCATAGTCCTCATCAGAGCCCTCAGAACTGCAAACAGTGTGGGATACATTCTCTACAGAGGCAGAGCTGTGCCGTTTGGTGTCATGAGCAAAGGATGGGCacactggtgtgacagtggtaGTGGAGGAGAAGGTCTCAGAACTGTGCCGCCGGCGCCCCTGAGGGTCAGCTCGGATCACTTTGGCACCCCTGTGTGGATCCAAGAGGGTGACAGATAACGAAGGACCCCCGAGGAGAAAAGAGTCCACTGGCACAGGGGGGACCCCATCCACAATGGTGCTGTCAAGGCTGAGTCTCTGGATGCAGGCGGTGGGGCTGGTGGGAAGGGGAGCAGCATCAGTGGTGCAGAGAGCAGGTAGAGGGGCAGGGGGACTGAAAGTCATCTCAGTGTAGTCATCCTTGACCGGTGCAGGCTGACAGACCAGGCTCACCTGCTGTTGGAGAGGATATTCATCAACCATCCCCCTCtcctctgcctgtctctctaAGCTTTTTATCTCTTCTTTCTCCTCGCCTCCCTGCATGTTCTGCTGGGCGCTCACCAGACTAGGACAAGATAAGACTTCAGGCTTGTGTTTTAGGCACCCTGCAGGGGGGGAACCCCCAGGCTGGTGTGAGCCAAGGTGACCCGTGGAGCTGACGTCGACATTAGCATAGTCTGAAAGTGGCAGGGATCCCTTCTCtgcacacattaaactcacagaAGACTGAGAACTCTCTGACACTGTAGATGACAGCGGGTCACGAGCAGCACTACTAAAGTCTATGTTGATGTACTCTCCAGGGCTGCGTGGCTCTGAGGGAAGCGGGTGTTCATTCATACATGGTAGTGTTCTGAGGGATTCCAGAGCCAGGCGGGTGGGCCGACACACCCTACTCCGGTGTACCAGACCTCCATCAACCCGAGCCACTCTGAGAGGAGATAGGACAGAGGAAGGGGTGCTTGGTGTCCCCGGAGAGCTGCTCGCCACAGAGTCTCCTGGAGAGACAGGACAATTGTTGGATTCCTCTTCTATCCGCTGTCTCTGTAAGCTCATCACCACATACTGGTCTTTGTCTGTGGACCCATTGCGCTGCAACTGGCCTTTAAGTGAGCGTGGTAGCGAGCTGTAAGAATAAGGCTGTCTGTGATGTTGCTGGGGATGTGGATCTCCCCCTGGAGGACTGAGGATGTAGTCTGGGGGTGTGAGAGACACCAGAGGGTCAACGGGGGACATATTCAGGTACTCTCCATTGGTGTGCTTTCCATCAGTGCTCTCCACTGACATCTTGGTTCCACACCACATCCGCATATAGCCATTGTCCTCCAGAGAAGCACTCCCAGGGGATTCTGTGTGTTGGGCCAGCCCAGCTGAAGTGTGCGTACGGGGGTTGATGATCTGTTTTGGAGCAGAAACACACATGGGGCTCATGGGCATGTAAAGGTCATGCTTGGACCCTGGTGTCTGTGGTGCCACACCTGGCATCATGGGCATATAGCCACTGTCACCTTGGAGACTGCTAACACCGATCTGAACATCCCTGTAATCCTCAGGATAGATCCCTTTAGGGGAGGCAGTGTGGCACCTGCGAGAAGGCTGGCTTCCACTGGTGTACGTGGCCCTCATAAGAGTATATTCATCCAGGGAGGCTGAAGATACCTGGGGGGGACCCCTCTGCTGGCGGGGAGTGGTGAGGGAGTATGTGCGCTTTCGATAAGCCTTGTCCAGCTCTGGTAACCGGCGGTAACCATTCTGCCGTTCCATCACCATGTAGCCATCAAGCTCGCTGCCATCCCGGGAGGGGGGAGTGTCAGCTTTGAGAGACTCAGGAGTGTTGCTACGGAGAGTGAGAGGTAGCCTCAGGTCTCGTGCGTCCGCAGGGCTGGAGCCATACTCCTCACATGATATGAAACCAGCATCACTGGGGGAGCCTGAGAAAGAGGCACTGCAGCTGGAGGGGCGAGGAGCACTGCTGTCTGGGCAGGATGACAGATTTCCCAGGCTCGGGGTGGCTATGGGtggggagggagacagaggcaTAGACATGGACTTACTGTGCTGAAGGGAGGAGGATTCAAATGTCCGACAAGGGCGCATTGAAATGGTGTGAGATCTGCTCAGGAGGGTCCTGTGGACCCCTGGGCTGAGGGGGCTGCCGCTCACTGACATGGGGCGTGCCATGGTGCCATCGCCTTCGCTGGCTGTGCGTATTCGACAGGAGGAAAATTTGCTCACAGGAGAGGTCATAGCCATGCTGTCGGTGCGTGACCGCCGGGGAAGCCCGGTCTGACTGGGGGGGAGATTGTTCAGGTGTCTCCGTGTCGGCACAGAGATGGGGTTTGTACCAGATGACTGGCTTTTGCTGCGCGGTCGGAATTCCGACAGCTCCTTCATGGCTTTCATTGCCTCGAGGATAGTTTCGTGGATATTTTGCGCCACCACCGAGTCATCAGCCTGCATCCAGAACTCCCCCGGTCCCGTGGCTGCAGATCGACCGACCTCAATGAAGAAAAAGCTGTCAGAATGGCCGCACCTCCGGATATTCATCAGCTGCAAAATGACCGAGGCAACCTCCGAGTTCAGCTTCACAAAGCTGATAGTCCGGCTGGAGAGGCACAGTCTGTATACCCCGGTCAAATTTCTGCTTTGTCCCAAACCTTTGGATTTCAGATTGACTTGCCATACCTCCTTGTAGGCGGCAGTGACCGGCGTTATTACACCGTAGCTCGCTTCGTCGAAGCCAACCAGCGAGGACGCAGAGTTGGACGCTGAGCCGTCATACACTTTCCCCTCTGCCATTAAATCCGTCAGCACCCGGTACCAgctctcctgctcctgctcGTTTTCTGCCGCTACGGCGAAATACTCGTCCTTGGTATAAAGAGCAATAAGATATTTGTGTTTTGCGTCCGCTCTCTTGTTGATATTGAGACAGCAGTCCAGAGGAATAACTCTCTTCGCGGCCgatttgtttttccatttcttCTCGCTCTCGTAGTACTCCAGCCGGGCAGGGAAACCTTCGCTCGACTCTTTTAAAACGAAAAAGCGCTTGTGTCCGTGCTTCTGCTTCTTCAGATATCCGCATTTCTTGACATTGTTGCTCGCTGTCGTATTGCTGGGCAATATCGGCTGATCTCCAGTGTTTGGCGGACTCGCCATTCTCGTGTCCTTCGCTATCAGACACAatgcttttccttttcctcgagTTGCTAAAGAAACGACGCGCGTTATTTTAATCCTCTATTTCAAGAGCCGGCTGTGCGTGCGTTCGTCTTCTCCCACAGCTGAGCAATAAATAACACATGTCTGCTAGTGTCCGGACTGAGGAGGGGAAACAACATGTGACGAAGTACACATCCAGCTCTGgtgtagataaaaaaaaagcagggaaaggaggagaaaaaatacacacaccGACAGTGGGCGGTGCGCACTCAGCTCATTGGGCTTATTGGTGGAAGCGGGATGAATGCTGGAGTGAGATGGCCCCGTtcaaaggagagggagagagaaggaaaaagcCCTCCTACTATCACTCTGCCCTCTTCCGACTCATTTGAGCGTAGTCAGTCAGGACTTTATTTATAGCAGCTTTGCTCCTGTGAGCCAACATTAGACTACTGTGAAGATTTTTAATACACCAAAGGAAATGTTCCTGACCTAAAAACATTTGCGTCATTTAAGGAGGTGGATTATAAAACCCACCAGAATAAATAGTAACCTGAATTAGGCTGAAGGAGCAAAGATTTATTTCTCCTTAATTCTTTTCCTGTTATTGTTTTATTCCCATTGCCTATTCTTATCCCCAGTGATATTTTTCACAGCCCCATGACCATATTTTAACGTGTCTGTAGAGGGAGTCCTTCCAGTGCTCCCAACTGGTAAACAAGCATCACTTCGTCGAGACTGCAGCTCTGTGACAGGAATTTAATATTCCCCGTGCGTCGCCCAGCCCGAACACAATCACGATTTAAACGGGGTATTCCAGCGCCTTTCCCCCTTTTTCAGAAAGTGTTCAAAGTGTTCGTGATAAATGACAAGTGTAAGAATCGGAGGAGGGCAGATATAGTGCAATGTGCTTTATTGCGTAACGCGGTCGCCTACTGCTTTATTCATGTTTGCCTGGAGCTCCCAAGATAGATACTCGGTCCGTTTCCGACTgctttatttgtatatttgACTTCCCATTCAGAAAATAGTGCGTGGCGGTGCGACTGATATAATTCAGGATGACAACAACACATTTAAGTAGGTTAAAGCTTGAAAAATAGACACCCCTGTCAGCAAAACAAAGGAATGACCCATATAAGGttgtatttatgtattatatatatataaaaaaataaataaaataaaaacaatgatgacgcaaaaaaaaattctcctGATCTTGATGCGTCAATGCTGGTGATGTGCGTAATGATGAAATGCGGGAGCCAGCTGGGTACCGTGGTGaggttgtgatgatgatgatgatgatgagagtgTGTAACTGACAGCCAATAGCCTTTAACTTCCTGAGGGAATGAGATTCACCTCTTCCGGTCCAGCAGGGGGAAAACAGGCTGCGCAGTGTGTCCTGACAGTAAA contains the following coding sequences:
- the irs2b gene encoding insulin receptor substrate 2, which translates into the protein MASPPNTGDQPILPSNTTASNNVKKCGYLKKQKHGHKRFFVLKESSEGFPARLEYYESEKKWKNKSAAKRVIPLDCCLNINKRADAKHKYLIALYTKDEYFAVAAENEQEQESWYRVLTDLMAEGKVYDGSASNSASSLVGFDEASYGVITPVTAAYKEVWQVNLKSKGLGQSRNLTGVYRLCLSSRTISFVKLNSEVASVILQLMNIRRCGHSDSFFFIEVGRSAATGPGEFWMQADDSVVAQNIHETILEAMKAMKELSEFRPRSKSQSSGTNPISVPTRRHLNNLPPSQTGLPRRSRTDSMAMTSPVSKFSSCRIRTASEGDGTMARPMSVSGSPLSPGVHRTLLSRSHTISMRPCRTFESSSLQHSKSMSMPLSPSPPIATPSLGNLSSCPDSSAPRPSSCSASFSGSPSDAGFISCEEYGSSPADARDLRLPLTLRSNTPESLKADTPPSRDGSELDGYMVMERQNGYRRLPELDKAYRKRTYSLTTPRQQRGPPQVSSASLDEYTLMRATYTSGSQPSRRCHTASPKGIYPEDYRDVQIGVSSLQGDSGYMPMMPGVAPQTPGSKHDLYMPMSPMCVSAPKQIINPRTHTSAGLAQHTESPGSASLEDNGYMRMWCGTKMSVESTDGKHTNGEYLNMSPVDPLVSLTPPDYILSPPGGDPHPQQHHRQPYSYSSLPRSLKGQLQRNGSTDKDQYVVMSLQRQRIEEESNNCPVSPGDSVASSSPGTPSTPSSVLSPLRVARVDGGLVHRSRVCRPTRLALESLRTLPCMNEHPLPSEPRSPGEYINIDFSSAARDPLSSTVSESSQSSVSLMCAEKGSLPLSDYANVDVSSTGHLGSHQPGGSPPAGCLKHKPEVLSCPSLVSAQQNMQGGEEKEEIKSLERQAEERGMVDEYPLQQQVSLVCQPAPVKDDYTEMTFSPPAPLPALCTTDAAPLPTSPTACIQRLSLDSTIVDGVPPVPVDSFLLGGPSLSVTLLDPHRGAKVIRADPQGRRRHSSETFSSTTTVTPVCPSFAHDTKRHSSASVENVSHTVCSSEGSDEDYGSNSPMCREMSAGYQNGLNYIALNLMEGNLGGCRLGGCDGLLRFKNACGCKGGMNGFNTSPYASMGFKETAAAVKE